The following DNA comes from Acidobacteriota bacterium.
CTTCTCCGACCCGGACGGTGACCCCCTCGCCTTCGCGGCGAGGTCGTCGGCCACGAACGTGGTGACCCCCTCGATGTCGAACGACACGATCACGGTGGAGGCGATGGCTGCCGGAACGGCGACGATCGCCGTCACCGCGACCGACCCTGGGGGGCTGTCGGCCAGCCAGACCGCCGAGTTCACGGTAGAGAGGGTCAACCGGGCGCCGGTGCTGAACCTGCCCATCAACGACATGACCATCGCAGAAGACGGCGAGGCCGACTTCCTTCTCTCGTACCACTTCTATGATCCGGACCGTGACGACCTCACCTATGCGGCGAATTCATCGGACGCCGACGTGGTGTCGGTCGCGATCGACACTTGGAGCATCGTGATCACCGCAGTCGCCGTGGGGACGGCGGAAATCGAGGCCACAGCCACCGACACGGGCGGTCTGTCCGCCTCGGACACGTTCACTGTGACGGTCGTCAAGGACG
Coding sequences within:
- a CDS encoding Ig-like domain-containing protein; protein product: MCRIPTPLFQQSGRAARTMKKLLGLATAVTAFACGETEPENQAPIAVGDIPPVTLTEEDVFTETVSEFFSDPDGDPLAFAARSSATNVVTPSMSNDTITVEAMAAGTATIAVTATDPGGLSASQTAEFTVERVNRAPVLNLPINDMTIAEDGEADFLLSYHFYDPDRDDLTYAANSSDADVVSVAIDTWSIVITAVAVGTAEIEATATDTGGLSASDTFTVTVVKDDGDKE